The Rosa rugosa chromosome 1, drRosRugo1.1, whole genome shotgun sequence genomic sequence aacacacagagcaagcatgtacaagtagtaaagtggccaagaacatgtcggAGGCATGCCTAAGGgtttatagagacatgtatagcCATGGCATTGGCtgtagctcaaattgcaagagcggaAAAGGTAAGACATTGTTACTTaacttatgccgatttggaggctagcggagttatccgagcatgacggtccgttgcttggcggataaagtactccAATAATGTCCGTCGAGTCGTAGTTGCGGTTGAATGCGCAATGGAAATAGAAATTTCCTTGAAGCAAAATATatgattaatatgtggatttgaaaaaatcaacaccaaaaatttgcatatgtactttgatggaATTAtaagcaaagtgtataagcaaATGTAGTGCTTGATGACAAATATCATGCATATATGTCTATTTACTTTGAATGTCAAATGGGTGAGGAACGGAATTCCTTATGTGCGATGATGGAGCATAGCCGTGACGGCACCATTTATATGTAAATGCACTAGTCAAATGGCACAAATAATCACTTGAATTGACATATGCAAGTAGCAGCCTATACATGTGTGTACACGTTCCTGCCCATAAGATATATGGCTATAAGCATAGCTCAATTAATGGACCGATAAGTGTGTGACGTTGCACATACGTGGTACTATAGTAGAGCATGGCAGATCACGTAATTAGCAAAGCAGGCAGAGACTATTAAAGCATAGGAAATGATCTTGTAGGCCTGTTGACTATTATAAGCACGTGGTAGGCATATACACATAGCATGCTTAACAGATGGCATGTGCGTATAATATGTAGAGTGGTGGACATATGTATGCCATCATGGGCTACCAACTTTAAATGCATGGCATGTATGTGCTTTTGCAAAGTAATGAGAATATAATATATATGCTGTAGCTGATGATAATAGGCATATTTAGATGCTTTAGCTCTGCACTGAAGAAAACTCATCTGTTTTTTAGTTTGTCAGAGAGAAGACGTTGATCTGCACCCGAGGCTTGAGGCAGCAAAGAGGGACTGCGAGATTGAATGGGTGCCCAAAGCAGTTTTCTGAGTATGAAGAGGAGGTTGAAGATCCGCCCAGAAAGTTGAAACTTTGCCCAGAGTATTGAAGCTCCGCCGGGAGTGAAGCTCTGTCAACTAGCTTAAACACAAACATGTTTAAGCGGAGGAGGCTGCAGTCGCTGGCGGAGGAGCACAGCTGAGCTGGTTATCGCTGATGGAGTAGTGCAGCCGGCGGTGAAAAagtctggcggagcggagcatgGTGCTCGGCGGAGCAGCTGGCCGGTCGAGGCAGCCTAGCGGAGCATGGTGCGCAGTGACGGACCGGAGCGGAAGTTGCCCGGAGTTTCGCAGCGGAGCCAAGGTTGGCGGAAGTTCTCGTTCAGCGGAGCGGAATCCGCTGCCAGAATCCGACGAAGATGCAATCTGCAACAGGGAGCTCGCAGCGGGGACTGCACACCGGCACTGCAGTGCGCAGGGGAGAGCCGGGCGGTGCCGCACTGGGCGGAGTGTGTCCGCTGATGAAGTCCGGCGGAGCCGTTTCGGAGTGGAAGCTCGAGCTCGCAGCAGAGACCTGATGTATGGACGCTGACCCGGCGACATATCGAAGGAGGAGCGCAGCGGAGGCCTGTAGTGGGCGGAACTGCGAAGTTGGGCGGAGCAGGAGAAGGAAAGCGCTGCACGAGAAATTGTTTGGGTGTGGAGAACAATTtcttgggtgtccagagaaattTTTTGCcgccaaattttttattttttattttttttttttttgagttgggcgttgaccgagccttcatcagcgttgaccaagcttGTCGGCGTTGACTAGCCTTGACCAAGCCTTGTTCGGCGTTGACCAAACGTTGACCGgccctgatgggcgttgaccgaccccgctgggcgttgaccgaccccgccgggcgttgatcGAGCATTGACCGCCCCATATGCTggtgtttctgcaagttttgaccactctatgggcgttgactaactccgctgggcgttgaccgcgtgttgaccagcccgcaaggtgcaaatttctgcacactctGCTCTAGTTGCCTCCAAGAGACAtcaattcaaacataaactcaaagaaggaaggaatttcttcaagctccgctaagcagacttagctcacggtaggtgacgaagccactgtgttggcttcccacagacggcgccaatgttaatgcttggatccgttggggatctaattaacgataagtaaagagagagagagagagagagagattgacacaagatgtatagtggttcgcctccgcatgagcgggagactacgtccacttgaaagcttatactagtgtgtcgagccttgcggcctaacaagattacaaagtatgtaatgggatgtcctaattgtgggaggggggcattcctcttatagatgaaggaatgcccttcctatacttattcttcgatgtgggataagttttcacataattctagtatagaaagcttagaagcatgtagaaagctatgttgtggtgacatcttggcaagggcgggaaggtagcttcccggtggcggatttgtgacttccggataccgccgcgtagcctgaacatagggctacacgatgcatgtctcggttgggccttgccatgtcttgtggatgtcccaaagtgggtgttacttatgcttggtgacgtagtaaatactccatattattggaggtatgtacagagTCATTATGGAtgagtgggaaaaaaaataagtgagtggTGTAAGGGAGAATAAAATACCtaaaattagggtaaatggtcaaaattaggtcggtgagctgtgacctgttggtaaattataattccaacattgtataggtcatgggttcgattctcactgacatatgtaagggtggggtgggttaagggtttaaaaaaaaaaaaaaaaaaaaaaaaaaaaaagggtaaatggtcaaaacaaaaaaaaatgatgggGTCATGACCACTTACCTAAATTAGGCCCAACAGGAACCCAAACACTCCACCAAGAGATAtttgtgcccacttacccaaagtAACAGTAAAACAATGCTTCTGGgctccgaaaaaaaaaattacaaagcgTGCCACTAACACCTACCCACTAACAACACGACTCAATTCACATCCTTttcagttttctctctctcaaaaatcaaaaacgtTTCAaacctccctccctccatcgccgattctctctctctctctctgttaaaTGAGCACGATACTCACCGAACACCGGCGATTAGGATTCAAGGTCAAGTAGCGGTTGTATTTTCTCCTGCTTCGGAAATATCGAAAGAGGTAAAAATTGAATTTTCGATTCGTTTTTTCAGATTTTCAGGTCTTCTTTGAAATCGATTACATAAATCTTCGATTTAAACTAGTTGATAGCTTAAAATTGGTTCATATCTGTGAAATAGACTTTGCATGTGTGAAAATATGTGAAATCTAGGGTTTCTGGTTCATACGTTTGAAATAATATTGTGaatgttgttttttttattataaactGTTAATTGAATGAAAATGCAGACTTATTGAAAGCCTATTGTGGAgtcgaaacaaaaaaaaaaacatattattgccccccaatagaaaagtctattggggggcaatgatCACTGCTCTATTTATTAAAGTACACTAATCTGTTATTGGTtaaaaatggagttttttttgtggtttattggggggcaatagacagattattgccccccaaaatTAATAACTGATATTAGGGCTTTGAAAAgtcttttgttgttttgtgtttatttaaTAACAATAATCTGTTGTTGATTGAAAATGGAGTGTTTTTTGGgtagtctattggggggcaatacacagattattgcccccccccccccaataatttcttaatTGTGGTTatttaatcactgaaattagggcttttaaaagtattttgttgttttgagtttattaaagtgcAATAATCTATGAATgatagaaggtggtgattttttttgtggtctattggggggcaatagacagattattacCCCGCAATAATGTCTTCTATTGGGGGTCAGTAATGTTAGAATGTTTGATTTTGAATGTctaaaatgatcattttggttttgtttgcgTGTAGAATGGCAAGACCAAGATTCAACCTGTTGAGTGACTCCAAATACGAAGTACACAGTTCAGAGAGTTCAGATCAATTTTCTGAATCGACATTTAACCAAACACTGCAAAATAAAGTAATAGAAATTAAGAAGAGGAAACGACAACAAGCAGAGGAGAGCACAAAGGAGGAAGAATCTGATGAAGAAGCAGTTAATGAAGAATCAGAAGGATCAATAGAAGAATAATCAAAAGAATCAGAATCAGAGGACGAACAGACAACAAAGCAGTTTGTAATGAGGACAAGACGACAGCAGAAGAGGAAAACAGTTCAAGATGAAGAGGAAGATTCTGATGaaccagagaagaagaagaggagaaaagTTCAACTCCTGAAGAGTAaaggaaagaaggaaaagaaggagaCAAAAAAGCAGAAGGAGGGCAAAAAGGAAAAGGGGAAGAAGGAAGTGGTACAAAAAGCAAAGATTGACTGGAAGCAGCAGAAATACACGCTCAGTTCTTTCTAGAGAGTGATAAACGCCCACAAAGAAAGAGTACCAAAAGAAACAAAGGAAATATTGAGGGGTACAGATTTCGGGGACATGATCGAACCCTTCCTGCAAGACAATATTACTAAGATACAGCTGCACAAGCATGAAGTGGACCTTGAAATAATAATGAGGCACTTCGACCGAAAGGACAACAAGTTCAAGTTTGGCGATGTTATGCGGGAGATAACAGTAGAGGATTATCACTGCCTTATTTTACCAGCTAGCCGAAGGAGAAGTCTTCAATGTGAACAAGAGGGTCAGCAGAGACGAGATGGAACACTTTCCATTATTTGGCAGCCCTTTAAAGAAGCAAGCTGTACTGAGAACAGAGGTGGAAGAAAAACGGGTAAAAGAGTTGACAAGGCCAGCCAAACAGAGAGATGCAAAAAAGATTGCAGTGTTGATGATCATGTATCTTTTCAACACTTTCTTCTTTAGCCGAATCGGGGCTCAGATTACATGGGATATGGTCGTTGTTTTTGAACACATTGAGACCATAAACAACTACAACTGACCAAAGCTGATTCTCGACTTCTTAATGGAAGGGTTGCAGAAGTATAGGAGAGATAGTCCAGCAACAATGAATGGATGTCTGCTTCTCATTTACTATTGGTTCCTCGAGAAGACCAAAGCAAAGAACTGGATCCCGGGAAAGCAGAAGGAAACTCCAAGATTTGTCTGATGGTCGATAAAGGAAATCTTCAACTTGGTGCAGCTTTACAAGAACGAAAACTTGGCGGTGGTAaggaaaacacaaaacacaaaaacattatATACGTGTACATATTTTCTTATTATATCTAACTGACTTATAAATGTAATAGGATCTAATCAAAGCTGGACCGTGGTCTGCGGACCTACGACTAGATGACCTTGAGCTGGATGATGAGGAGCAGGACACCCCAAGCTTCGACAACTGGGTAAGTATAACAAACTGAGTTTGACTCTATTACATTGATTAAAGACAAAAAAAGATTAGATGTTTTACTACCCCCCAATAAACTaattattgcggggcaatagacagattgtTGCCCTCCCCTCCCTCCCTCAAATAATGTCTTGAATGTGCTTCATTTATTGCTGAAATTAGAGCTTTGAAAAGTAAtctatttttttggtttttgtttattaaagtacaatagTCTGTGAATCATTGAAACGAGAGTTTTTtttgtggtctattggggggcaataattttGTCAGGTTTTCACTttcgatgttttttttttactttaacAAGTTTTGTTCTATTATTTGCAGGTGCCTTAAGCAAGccaaaaggaagagaaagaaaatgaaaggcTTACGGGAAATATCAAAGAGCTAATAAATGAAATGGAGGCAGCCATCGGAGAGATGAATCCCACCGAAGCAATGGAGGCAAAGTTGGAAAGCCTTGCCAAAGCAAATGAAGACCTCAATGCAGAGATCAGGGATCTCTTGGACAAGCTAAAGCTTGCTGACGAGAAGACTAAAAGTCTTGAGGATGAAAAGAAGACATGGGCACAGGATAAGAGAGCCGACAAGAACCTCATCAGGGCTCTCTACATTAGGCTTGGAAAGGAAAAGGGAGAGAGTCAACCACCACGAAGTCCAATTCAAATGGTTCAACTTCCGCCCCAACAACAAAAAGTGCCCCAAGATGAAGTTGAGGAAGAAACTCCAAACTATGGAGCAAGTATGGGAGATGAACCAGATAATGCAGCAAATATGGGACATACGACAGAGATGGTGGTAGCAGCATCTCCTGACTCTATGCATCTATCTGAACAAGAAGAAGCAAGCTGAGTACAAGCTCAAAACCCAAAAGGTACAAAAGTGCAAGCAGAAGGTGgcaatgaagaagatgaagaagatctCGATAACATGTTAGGATTATtgcagaaaaagaagagaatgaagcaaaagaaaaggaaaaggagaaaaagaagaatgtacaaccaaaacagaagaaaacaaTTGAGATCCATTCGATAGAAAAGAATGTCAAAACGTACAAGAGGGCTGCCAAGAAGCCTCAAGAACAGGAATGGGAGTACAACACTCCCGAAGAAGCAAATGCGGTGAGGTTGAAGAAAGTAGCACCTAAGAGAACTAGGATCGTGGACAACAAGATAACAATCAAGGGTGTCAACTGCGAGAAGCCAACTTGGAGAACACTAAGGTCCGGAGTGGCAAAGCACTTTGAAGAGTTCTTCAAAGTTGCAGAGAAAGACACGTAAGTGCACAACCTGATTTCATTTagtagaaaaattcaatttcTGGTTTACAACTAATAAGAAtcaaatttttctgttttcacAGATCGGAATATTGGACCAGTAGCGATCTATTAGTCCAGATCACCAAACATGACCTCAGAGTAATAATCCAAGAGGGGGATATCGAAGCTAATGTAAGTTTTTCAGTTCTGTGGTC encodes the following:
- the LOC133714879 gene encoding protein PXR1-like — translated: MRTRRQQKRKTVQDEEEDSDEPEKKKRRKVQLLKSKGKKEKKETKKQKEGKKEKGKKEVLAEGEVFNVNKRVSRDEMEHFPLFGSPLKKQAVLRTEVEEKRDLIKAGPWSADLRLDDLELDDEEQDTPSFDNWVP